The following DNA comes from Chryseobacterium gallinarum.
GCCCACCAGCGCCGATGGTACTGCTAACGCGGGAGAGTAGGCCGCCGCCAGTTTTTATTTTATTTTAAAAGTCTCATACAGTAATGTGTGAGACTTTTTTTGTTATAGACCCATCCCATCTATATTATATCTATCCCACGCCTATGTACCTGGAACTATCCCTGCACTTATACAGGGTGAAGAGTGAAATGATAGATAACAGATAACAGATAACAGATAACAGATCCAGGATAGCGTATAGGTTTTGGCTAAAGCCTGTGGAATTTTATGGTTTTTATTGAGCACGGGCTAAAGCCCGCGGCTATTGAATAGCTGTGCTTATTATATCACCTTCTAAACATTAAAGCATATCCCCATATTCCTTGATCTTTCCCCGAACCAAATCTCCACATTCCTCTGTGTCAATCCGTGTAATCCGTGGTGAGATAAAATAGCAATGCTTTTTCCATCACCATAACAGAATAATGTATAATTATCAGTTATAATCTAGTTGAAATGAGATCGCAGCGTAAATAAGTATGAGCACTTATATAGGCTGACCCAACCAGTAATGGGTTATTTCTATTCTGACTCTCAAATCTCATATGAGAAAGTCTTCTATAGATAACCATATCCCTAGCCCCGATAGAAACGGTTACCCCGCAGCATAAGTTAGCATGTGTGAGGGTTTCCAGTAGAGGAGTGTTTGGGCGCGAGGAGTATGAGTGGATAGCGGGAAAAAGCTCCTGAAAATAGCATATAGCAAATCAGATAAAAGAGTTAAGTATATACTTTATTGCTATGATATGATGTTTATGTAAAAAAACGCCTCAATAAGAAGCATTGAGACGTTTTTATCATCAATATCAGATTGATTTATACCTGTATCACTCCCAGATTAAATTTCTCTGTTATTGGAGCGTGATTAGCCGCTTCAATCCCCATAGAAATCCATTTTCTGGTATCAACAGGGTTGATAATGGCATCTGTCCATAATCTTGCAGCAGCATAGGTAGCTTCTGTTTGTTTCTGGTATCTTTTTGAAATCGTATCTAAGATTTCATTGTGCTCTTCTTCGGAAATTTCTTTACCTTGCTTCTTTAAAGTAGATTCCTGGATCTGGGCAAGTACTTTTGCAGCCTGTGCACCTCCCATCACCGCCAGATCTGCCCATGGCCATGCCACGATAAGTCTTGGATCATAAGCTTTTCCGCACATGGCATAATTTCCGGCTCCATAAGAATTTCCGGTAATGATGGTAAATTTAGGAACAACGGAATTGGAAACTGCGTTAACCATTTTGGCGCCATCTTTAATAATTCCCCCGTGTTCTGATTTTGAGCCTACCATGAACCCTGTAACGTCCTGTAGGAAGACTAAAGGAATCTTTCTCTGGTTACAATTGGCAATGAATCTTGTAGCTTTATCGGCGGAATCTGAATAAATTACCCCGCCAAACTGCATTTCTCCTTTGCCGCTTTTTACGAGCTTTCTCTGATTGGCCACGATACCTACTGACCAGCCATCTACTCTTGCTGTAGCACAAATAATACTTTTACCGTAATCCGGTTTATATTCTTCATATTCTGAGTTATCCACAATGCATTTAATAATATCGTAAGTATCGTATTGTTCTGTTCTGGAGACCGGCATAATACCAAAAATGTCTTCAGGACTTTCTTTTGGTGGGAAACTTTCTACTCTGTCAAAGCCTGCTTTTTCAGTGCTTCCGATAGATTTCATAATATTTTTGATCCTATCAAGGGCGTCTTTATCATCTTTAGCTTTGTAATCCGTAACCCCGGAAATAGAGCAGTGAGTAGTTGCCCCTCCCAGTGTTTCATTATCTATGCTTTCTCCGATGGCGGCTTTTACAAGATAGCTTCCTGCAAGAAAAATAGAGCCTGTTTTATCAACGATCATGGCTTCGTCACTCATAATAGGAAGATAAGCTCCTCCGGCTACACAGCTTCCCATAACGGCAGAAATCTGGATGATTCCCATAGAGCTCATCTTGGCGTTATTTCTGAATATTCTTCCGAAATGTTCTTTGTCCGGAAATATTTCATCCTGCATTGGAAGATAAACACCTGCAGAATCCACTAAATAGATAATAGGTAATCTGTTTTCCATAGCGATTTCCTGGGCTCTCAGGTTCTTTTTTCCGGTAATAGGAAACCATGCTCCTGCTTTTACTGAGGCATCATTAGCCACAACAATACACTGTCTTCCTGAAACATATCCGATCACTACTACAACGCCTCCGCTAGGGCAACCTCCATGTTCGCTATACATTTCATATCCGGCAAAAGCTCCTATTTCTATGGAATCCGAATCTTTATCAAGGAGATAATCAATTCTTTCTCTTGCAGTCATTTTTCCTTCTTCACGAAGCTTTTGCAGCCTCTTTTCCCCACCTCCTTTTTTGATTTCGGCGAGCAAGCGATTTATTTCTGATAATTTTAATCTGTTTTGATCTTCCCGTTTGTTGAATTCGATGTCCATAGAATTTTCAATTTTTTACGCTTAAAGATACTATTTTTATCAGGAATATAAATTGAAATAAAACAAGTGTTTAATAGTTTGGTTATTAGTAAATTGTGAAATTTTTAACAAAAAAATATTTTTAAATGAATGAGATTTTTTCTAACTTTACATCAGAGTAACAGAGGGTATTCTCTCTGCAAAATACTCTAAGTTCCTAGTTTATTTTTTTAATAGTTTATTATTTGAAGGCCCTGAAAGTTTAATAAATTTTCAGGGTTTTTTGTATCAGCTTTTCAGGGGAATCATTACCAGATTACTTTTTTTGTACATTTTTATATATTACCCTTATCTTTTTGTCAATATATGTATTGCTATTTGTAAATTTGCGTGTTAAAAATTCAAAGGGGATAGGATATGCATAAATTAGCGCTTTTCAGGTTGCACTTAATAGTATTTTTATGGGGTTTTACTGCAATTTTAGGAAAACTGATTCATGCCAACGCACAGATCCTTGTATTTTACAGAATGTTGTTTGCTGCTGTTTTCCTTTTTGTATTTCTTAGGATTTATAAAAAAGAAAGTATAAAGGTTTCCAAAAGAATCTTTTTCCAGCTGGCTGCCATAGGCCTGGCAATGGCGCTTCACTGGTATTGCTTTTTTTACTCTATTAAAGTATCCAATGTTTCCATAGCGTTAAGCTGTCTGTCATTATCCACACTATTTGCTTCCATATTAGAGCCTGTTATTTTTAAAAGAAAGATTGATATTTCTGAAGTAGTTATGGGGGTGGTGATTGTAGCTTGTATTTTATTAATTTTTAAAACGGAATTTCATTATAAGGAAGGAATTTTTTACGGAATTCTTTGTGCCGTTTTCGGGACTATTTTTTCTGTTTTTAACGGGAAAATGTTTGGAAAGACCAGTTCGGGTAATATTATTTTTTATGAAATTTTCTGCGGATGGTTTATTTTAATGCTGTTTTATTTGCTTTCAGGTCAGATTTTTACGATGAATGAAATAAACTATAGAGACTTGGCGTTAATATGCTTGTTAGCGAGTGTTTTTACAGCTTTTCCCATGCTGGAATCGGTAAAACTAATGAAGTATATATCACCTTTTACTTTAATTTTAACAGTTAATTTGGAACCTGTTTACGGAATTATACTAGCTTTTTTTATCTTTGGGGAATCAGAACATATGAGCCCTGTATTTTATATTGCCTCAGCCGTTATGATACTGGCAATCATTGCTAATGGATTGATTAAAGCCAGAAAA
Coding sequences within:
- a CDS encoding acyl-CoA carboxylase subunit beta, which gives rise to MDIEFNKREDQNRLKLSEINRLLAEIKKGGGEKRLQKLREEGKMTARERIDYLLDKDSDSIEIGAFAGYEMYSEHGGCPSGGVVVVIGYVSGRQCIVVANDASVKAGAWFPITGKKNLRAQEIAMENRLPIIYLVDSAGVYLPMQDEIFPDKEHFGRIFRNNAKMSSMGIIQISAVMGSCVAGGAYLPIMSDEAMIVDKTGSIFLAGSYLVKAAIGESIDNETLGGATTHCSISGVTDYKAKDDKDALDRIKNIMKSIGSTEKAGFDRVESFPPKESPEDIFGIMPVSRTEQYDTYDIIKCIVDNSEYEEYKPDYGKSIICATARVDGWSVGIVANQRKLVKSGKGEMQFGGVIYSDSADKATRFIANCNQRKIPLVFLQDVTGFMVGSKSEHGGIIKDGAKMVNAVSNSVVPKFTIITGNSYGAGNYAMCGKAYDPRLIVAWPWADLAVMGGAQAAKVLAQIQESTLKKQGKEISEEEHNEILDTISKRYQKQTEATYAAARLWTDAIINPVDTRKWISMGIEAANHAPITEKFNLGVIQV
- a CDS encoding DMT family transporter, which translates into the protein MHKLALFRLHLIVFLWGFTAILGKLIHANAQILVFYRMLFAAVFLFVFLRIYKKESIKVSKRIFFQLAAIGLAMALHWYCFFYSIKVSNVSIALSCLSLSTLFASILEPVIFKRKIDISEVVMGVVIVACILLIFKTEFHYKEGIFYGILCAVFGTIFSVFNGKMFGKTSSGNIIFYEIFCGWFILMLFYLLSGQIFTMNEINYRDLALICLLASVFTAFPMLESVKLMKYISPFTLILTVNLEPVYGIILAFFIFGESEHMSPVFYIASAVMILAIIANGLIKARKQKNFN